In Dehalococcoidia bacterium, the genomic window ACGACGAAGAGCAGCAGTTTCGACAGGAGGTGCGCCGCTTTGCCCACCGCCGCCTGACTCCCAACGCACGCCAGTGGGATGAGGGCGCGCCGATGACGCCCGACATTCTGAAGGAGCTTACCGGCCTGGGGCTGTCGGGCCTGCGCGTCCCGCAGGAGTACGGCGGCGCGGACGCGTCCTTCACCCTGATGGGCATCGCGGCGGAGGAGATTGGCCGCGGCGACACGAGCGTGGGCAGCTACGTGTCTCTGCCTGCCATGCTGGCGGAGACGCTGCGCGCCGGGAACAAGGACCTGCAGAAGCACTGGTACCCACGCATAGCGGAGGGCAAGGTCGTCGCCGCGTTCGCCCTGACGGAGCCGGAGGCAGGCTCCGACGCCGCCAGCCTCCGCACGCGCGCCAAACGCGACGGCGACGACTGGGTCATTGACGGCGAGAAGTCGTCCATCACCTTCGCGGGCAACGCGGACGTTTCCGTCGTCTTCGCGCGGACGGGCGGCCCGGGCGCGCGCGGCGTCAGCACGTTCATCGTGCCGCTGAACGTGGAGGGCGTTGGCCGGGAGGTGTACGACACCCCGGGCGAGCGCCTCACACAGCGCGGCGCGCTCCGCTTCGACGGCGTGCGCGTGCCCGGCGACCACCTCGTCGGCGCGGAGGGCGAGGGCTTCATCCGCGCCATGTCCAACTTCGACTACAGCCGCACGATAACCAGCCTGCTCTACGTGGGCGCCGCGTACCAGTCGCTCGATGAGACCATTGCCTATGTCAAGCAGCGGCAGGCGTTCGGCGTACCCGTCGCCAAGTTCGAAGGGGTCTCGTTCAAGATAGCGGAGCACTACGTCCGGATGGAGGCCGCGCGCCTGCTGTGCTACCAGGCGCTCCGCCGCAAGGACAGAGGCCTGCCGCACTCCAAGGACACGGCTGTCGCCAAGATTATGTCAATGGAGGCGGCGTTCGACACGGTGCACGCCTGCGTGTTGCTCCACGGCCACTACGGGTACAATAAGGCGCTGCCGCTGGAGATGCGCCTGCGGAACATCCTCGGTCTGGAGATAGGCGCGGGCACGTACGAGGCGCTCAAGCTCACCATCATCCGCGAACTCATGGGCAAGGAGGCCATGCCCTACAAATAGGCCGCGCCTGGCGGAATCCCGAAGGAGCGACATCTTCATGCATACCGTATTCATTCTCCGCGACGCACTGGCGGGATCGCTGCTCACCACGCTCTACTACGCAATGGAGTCCCGCAAGCAGGGGCAGACGGCGTCCGTCATCTTCACCGGCAGCGCACTGCAGGCGCTGGTGCAGGGCGTGTTCCTGTGGCCCGTGGACCTGCAGGAGCAGCCCATCAAGTGGGTCATCGCGGACAACGCCAAGAACATGGGCCTTCCCACGCGCGGGCGCGGCCAGTGGCGGCAGATGGACGTGGCCGAGATGGTCGGCCTCGCCGCGAAGGGCGGCGTCGCGCTGTACGCGTGCCCGCTGTGGACGGAGCTGCTCGGGCACAAGGATCGCCTGCCGCCGGGCGTCGGGAAGCTGGAGACGGCGGACGCCCTCGCGCTGGTGGCGAAGGCGGACAAGGTCATTGGAGCCTGGTAGGTCAGGGTCAGGAGGCGACAGATGGGCTGGTCATCATGGGAGAAGGTCACCGGTCAGGGCCTGGACTTCACCGACATCATCTATGAGAAGAAGTACCACGCGGAGCTGACGGGCGGCGTGGCGCGGGTCACCATCAACCGGCCTGAGAAGTACAACGCCTACACGTCCCACACGGCGGACGAGATGTTCCGTGCGTTCTATGACGCCAGTCACGACCCGCGCATCGGCGCGGTGGTCCTGACCGGCGCGGGCGACCACTTCTGCACGGGCGGCGACGTGGTGTGGGAGCAGTGGGCGTCACGCGAGCAGTTCTACTGGCATAGCCCCACGAACCGCGTGCTGCGCATCTGCCGCAAGCCGGTCATCGCCATGGTCAAGGGCTTCGCCATCGGCGGCGGGCACCACATCGCCTACTTCTGCGATTTCACCATCGCGGCGGACAACGCCGTCTTCGGGCAGAACGGGCCGCGCGTGTCCAGCCCCGCGGACGGATTCCTTGTCCAGTACCTGGTGCGCGTCGTGGGCGCGAAGAAGGCGCGCGAGATATGGATGCTCTGCCGCCGCTACTCCGCGTCCGAGGCGCTGGAACTGGGGCTAATCAACAAAGTCGTATCGCTGCACCGGCTGGAGGAGGAGGTGGACCGCTGGTGCGAGGAGCTTCTGCTGGCCAGCCCCTCGTGCCTGGAAATCCTGAAGGCGTCCTTCGACTGGGAGCTTGACCAGCTCTCGCCGATCTGCACCTTCGTCAACTGGCTTAAGCCAGACCTGTTCGACTCGCCGGAAGGGAAGGAGGGCCCCGCCGCGTTCATCGAACGCCGCAAGCCCCAGTTCTGGAAGCTGCGCATGCAGGAGGCGCAGGCCATCCAAGGCTTGCGCGGGCCGGCGCCGCCCCCGCCCCAGCCGCCGAAGAAAGGCCCGTAGCACGGGCGCACACGGAGACTCTAATCTGCGCGAGGATGACACAATGACAGACGCACCGCTCCTGTACGAGAAGCGGAACCGCATCGCCTACGTCACGCTCAACCGCCCCCTGGCGATGAACGCCCTGGGCATAGCCGTGCAGAAGGGGCTGACGGAGGCCATGCGGGACTATCAGCGCGACCCCGACCTCCTTGTGGCGATCATTACGGGCGCGGGAGGCCGCGCCTTCTCCGCTGGAGCGGACCTGAAGGAGGTGGCGGAGTTTACCTCGCGCGGGGAGCCGTATCCGAGCGTGTTCCCGCACTTCTTCGAGTCCGGCGTGTACAAGCCGATCATCGCCGCCATTGACGGCTACTGCGTCGGCGGCGGGCTGGAGGTCGCCCTCCAGTGCGACATCCGCGTGGCGACCGGCGCGTCCAAGTTCGGGCTGCCGGAGCCACGCAGCAGCCTGCTGGCGGACTACGGCCTGCACCACCTCTCGCGGGTCATTCCGCTGGGCGAGGCGCTGCGCATGCAGCTCACGGGCGCGCCCATTGACGCGCAGCGCGCGTACCAGATCGGCCTCATCCAGGCCGTCGCAGCGGACCGCGCCGCCATGATGGCGGAGGCGGAGCGGCTCGCCGAGGAGATCAAGCTCTGCGCGCCGCTGGCCCTCCAGGCGATCAAGCAGGTCGTCCTGAAGGGCCGTTACCTTCCGCCCGAGGAGTCGCACGACATCATGATGCCGCTGCGAGACGCCCTCGTGAAGACCGAGGACTACAAAGAGGGGCCACGCGCCTTCACGGAGAAGCGCAAGCCCAACTGGCGCGGGCGATAGCGGCATCGGATTTGTGGGAAGAAGCGCATGTCCTCTCTGACGTTCGGGTCGCTCATCTTTCATGGCCGCGCGGACGAGATCGTGACGCTGGCGCGGCTGGCGGAGTCGCTCGGATACGACAGCGTCTCGATGGGCGAGCACATCATGATGGGAGCGGCGGCTCCGCCCACGCCGTGGGCGCTCACCGGTCTGGCCATCGCCGCGGGCGCGACGGAGCGTGTGAAGCTGGTCAGCTCCGTGCTGCTCCTGCCTTTGCACCATCCCGTCGTCCTGGCGAAGGAGACGGCGGTACTCGACGCGGCGTCGAACGGACGCCTCGTGGTCGGCATCGGCGTCGGCGGCGAGTTCCCCCAGGAGTTCGACGCCGTGGGCGTGCCGCTGAAGCAGCGCGGCAGTCGCGCGGACGAGACGCTGGACATCGTGCGGCGGCTGTGGCGCGAGGACAACGTCCGCTACCAGGGCAAATACTTCCAGTTGAACGGCGTCACCATCCGGCCCAGGCCACAGCAGCAGCCGGGGCCGCCCATCTGGGTGGCGGGCCGCAAGGAGGCCGCCATGCGCCGTGCGGTGCGCTTCGGCAGCGGATGGTTCCCGTACCTCTACAGTGCAGCGCGCTACCGCGAAAGCGTGGCGTCCGTCAAAGAGCTCGCGCGCCAGCAGGGCGTCTCCGTGGACGGGTTCACCTGGGGGCTGCACATCATGTGCGTCGCCGCTTCCTCCGCGGACGAAGCGAAGCAGGTCGTCCATCAGTACCTCTCCGGACGGTACACGAGCCCGGAGCGCACGGATGAGTTCGTCCGGACCACGTGCGCCGCGGGCACGCCCGACGCCATCATCGCGCAGGTGCAGGAGTTCGTGAAGGCGGGCGTGCAGCACGTCAACTTCAGCTGGACCGGCGAAGGCGCGGTGGCGCGGCGCAGCATGGAGCCTGTCGGACGCGAAGTCCTGCCGGCGCTCCGCTCCATGCGCATCCCTGAGGCATAGGCCAACGACATGGCCGCGGCCCGCGGGGCTGAGCGCGGGTAGATGAGGGGGAGAGTCTGCTCGAACGCGCTATGAGTCCGCTCCAGGGTGTCAGGGCGCTGGAGGCGGGAGGGTCCATCGCCGCCGGGTTCGCCGCGTGGCTGCTCGCCGACTACGGCGCGGACGTGGTGAAGCTGGAGACGCGGGACGCCTTCGACGGGACGCGGGCCGAGCGGCGGCGCTGGCGCCGGGTGCTGGACCGCGGCAAGCGCAGCGTGGCGCTCGGAGAGGACGGCCCCGCGCTCGCGGAGATCGAACGCCTAGCGCTGGCGGCGGACGTGGTCGTGACCGACACGACAATCGCGCCGTCCCTCATGGAAAGGCTGTCGTACGAGAGGCTGGGCCGCCGCAACAGCCGCATCATCGTCTGCTCCCTGCCCGCGTTCAGCGAGCCTTCCGCGGGCGACGACTACGCACCGCTCCGCACGGACGAGGGCGTGGCCGCGGCGGCGGGCGGCGTGTACGGCAGCCAGCACGGTCGCGAGGGACCCCCCGCCTACGTGCGGCTCCCAATGTGCTCCTGCCTGGCCGGGACGTTCGCGGCGTCGGGCATCGTCGCGGCGCTGTACGTGCGCGCATCATCAGGCGAGGGGCAGAAGATCGTGACGCCCGTAGCATCCGGCGCGCTGGCCGCCATGAGCTTCTATCGCCTGCGCTCCAGCCTCGTCCCCAGCCTGCGCCGTACGGTGCGCACGCACCTGGGCGACGGCCCGTTCTACCGCCTGTACAAGGCCTCCGACGGACGCTGGCTCACCGTCTGCGCCCCGTACGAGGCGTTCTTCAACCGCATGTGCATCGCGCTGGAGCTGCCGGAGGTCGTGGGCGACGAGCGGTTCGAGGGCGCGCCCTGGCGCGTGAAGGACATGGAAAACCTGCGCGTCCTGGAGGGCATCTTCGCCGAGAGGTTCGCCGCCCGTCCGCGCGAGTGGTGGCTGGCGCGGCTGCGCGAGTACGACGTGCCGTGCGCCAGCGTGCAAACGCCGCGCGAGTTCATAGACATGCCGCTCCTGGGCGAGCTGGGCCTGCGAGCGACGGTGTCTGTCAACGGGACGGGCCCGGTCCGGCAGATTGGCGCGCCGGTGCGGCTGCGCCGTACTCCGGGCGTGCCCGGCGCACACGTGCCGGCCCCCGGCGAGGATACGCGGGCCGTGTTGAGCGATTCGGACTGGCGAAACCCCAGCGGCCCGCCGCCAAAGGGGCGGTCGCGCCGGAGCGCCGCGCTCCGCGGGCCGCTGGACGGCGTGCGGGTGGCGGACTTCGCGCGCGGGCTGGCGGGCCCAACGTGCACCGAGTACCTAGCGCAGATGGGCGCTGAGGTCATCAAGGTCGAGGCGCCCGAAGGCGACATCCACCGGGGCCACGGCCTCAACTTCGTCCCGCACAACGTGGGAAAGCGCGGCATGTGCATTGACTTCCGGGCCAAGGATGGCCCCGAGGTCCGGCGCGCGCTTGTCCGCAGCGCGGACGTGGTCTTCGCATCCTTCCGGCCACAGGCGATGGCCGCGCTCGGCCTCGACGCCGCCACGCTCTCGGAGGTCAACCCCAACGCCATTTGCGCGTGGCTCTCCGGCTACGGCGAGGGCACGGGCTGGCAGGACATCGCGGGGCTTGACCCCATCCTGCACTCCCTTGGCGGAACGTACGCCGTGCAGGGCGGCGGCGCGCAAAGTCCCATGTTCTTCAACTTCGCGTTCGTGGACACGCAGTCCGGCCTGCTCAGCATGTACGGCATCCTGCTGGCGCTGTACGCGCGGAAGGTACACGGCATAGTCCAGACGGTGGAGAGCACGCAGGTGGGCGCGGTCGCGTCCCTGGCGGCGGCGTACGCCACCGACGCGCGCGACGAGGACGCGGACGCCTATCACGAGTACGGCGCTACGGCCACCTACCGGCTCTACCGCGCGAAGGACGGCTGGCTGTTCATGGGCATCGCCGACGCCGCGTCGTGGGATGCGCTGACCGATGCGCTGGCGCTGGGCGAGGACGTCCGACGCTGGCAGGCGTCGGCGGCGATACTCCAACCGCCCGGCGGGCCGCTCGCCGCGCTGCTGGAGCGGGAGATGGCGCGGCGAACGGTGGGGAGCGTGCTGTCCGTGGCGCGGGAGAAGCGACTGCCGGTGGTGGAGGTCCCCGCGTACGAGCAACTGCCGGACGCCCGCGCGTTCCATGAGGCGGGGCTGCTCGCCGACTACGAGTCGAACGTGGTGGGGCACGTCGTCCACGCGGGCATCGGCGTCCGCATGTCGAAAACGCCGTGGAGCATCTCCGAGCACGTGTCGCTGCTCGGTGAGCACAATACTGCTATCATGCGCTCGATTGGGTTTTCCGACGGGCGCATCAGCGAACTGAGAAGAAACGGCTGCCTAGTGGAGCGCGACACGTTCCCCTAAGCCGCAGGCGTAGGAGAAAAAACGATGGCTGAACACGTAAATGGCCTCATCATTGACCGGCAGGATGGCGTCGTTGTCGTGACGATGGACCGCCCCAAGCAGTTGAACGCCCTCAGCAACCCCATGCGGGACGAGATCGTCCGCTTCTTCACGGACGCGAACAAGGACCCGTCCGTCCGCGTCATCGTCATAACCGGCTCGGGCGACCGGGCCTTCTGCGCGGGCGCGGACGTGACGCTGCTGCCCACCATGACGGGCGCGCCATTCAAGCCCGACATGCGCCTGCCGCTGGGGTACTGGGCCGTCCCCATCTACAAGTGTGAAAAGCCAATCATCGCGGCAGTGAACGGCATCGCAGCCGGCGGCGGCTTTTCCATCGCGCTCATCGCGGACGTGCGCATAGCCTCCGACAGAGCGCGATTCAGCTCCGTCTGGGTCAAGCGGGGCCTCATCCCAGACGCAGGCGCCACATACCTTCTGCCGCAGCGCATCGGCTGGGCCAATGCGGCGGAACTGAGCTTCACGGGCAGAGTCCTGAACGCGGACGAAGCGCTGAAGATGGGCATTGTGAGCCGCGTGGTGCCCCACGACAAGCTGATGGACACGGCCATGGAGATGGCACGGCAGATGGCGAGCATGGCGCCAATCTCTATCATGCTGACGAAGCGCGCTTTTCAGAAGGCGGCGCAGAGCAACTTCGAAACGCAGATTCTCATCGAGTCCGAAGGGCAGATGACCTGCTGGCTCACGGAGGACCACAAGGAAGGCACCCAGTCGTTCCTGGAGAAGAGGGAGCCGAAATTCCAGGGCAAGTAGGCGAAGGGGGTGGTGGACGAAGTGGTATATGATGATTATCAGGTGACCATCACGGCAGTCATACCTGTACCTGACCGTCGATTGTTTTCCAAAGTTCAGGGGGGACACAAGGGGTGAGGTAAGCCCCCCAATGCATGCGAGAGGTTGCTTATGGCGCCCAAGACAATGTTCGACAAGATATGGGAAAGCCATGTAGTTCACCAGCAGTCGGGCCAGCCCGCCATCCTGTACGTTGACCTCCACCTTATCCATGAGGTCACCTCCCCGCAGGCCTTCGAGGGACTGCGCCTGGCGGGCCGCCGGGTGCGCCGCCCGGAGTTGACCGTGGCCACCGTGGACCACAACGTCCCGACGTGGTCTCGCTCCCTTCCCGTGACCGACGAGATCGCGCTGAAGCAAATCCAGACGCTGTCCAGCAACTGCCAGGAGTTCGGCGTCACCCTGTATGACATGCACAGCCCGGGACAGGGCATCGTCCACGTGATAGGCCCCGAGCAGGGCTACACGCAACCGGGCATGATTATCGCCTGCGGGGACAGCCATACGGCCACGCACGGCGCGTTCGGCGCCTTCGCGCTAGGCATCGGCACGTCGGAGATCGAGCACATCCTGGCGACCCAGTGCCTGCGCCAGTACATGCCCAAGAAGATGGAGGTGCGGGTCACGGGCCGGCTCCCGAAGGGGGTCACCGCCAAGGACCTCATCCTCGGCATCATCGGCCAGATAGGCATTGACGGCGGCACGGGGCACGTCATCGAGTACACCGGCGAGGCGGTGCGCTCCCTCTCCATGGAAGGCCGCATGACGGTCTGCAACATGTCCATCGAGGCGGGCGCGCGAGCGGGCATGATCGCCCCCGACGAGACGACCTTCGCCTACGTCAAGGGCCGCCCTCGCGCCCCGAAGGGGAGGGACTTCGACGCCGCCGTCGCGCGGTGGAAGAAGCTGGCCTCCGACCCGGGCGCGACGTTCGACAGGGTGGTGGAGATTGACGCCGCGTCGCTCGCGCCCTTCGTCACGTGGGGCACCAACCCCGGCATGGTCGTACCAGTTACGGGCAAGGTCCCCGACCCGTCGTCGTTCTCCTCGCCGGCGGACAAGGCCGCCGCCGAGCGGGCGCTGACGTACATGGGCCTGACGCCGGGGACGCGCGTCCAGGACATCGCTCTGGACAGAGTCTTCATCGGCTCCTGCACCAACTCGCGCATCGAGGACCTGCGGGCGGCCGCCGCCGTGGCGAAGGGCCACAGGGTCAACGCCAGGGTGAAAGCGATGGTGGTGCCCGGCTCCATGTCCATCAAGAAGCAGGCGGAGGCGGAAGGGCTGGAC contains:
- a CDS encoding acyl-CoA dehydrogenase family protein, with protein sequence MLEFNDEEQQFRQEVRRFAHRRLTPNARQWDEGAPMTPDILKELTGLGLSGLRVPQEYGGADASFTLMGIAAEEIGRGDTSVGSYVSLPAMLAETLRAGNKDLQKHWYPRIAEGKVVAAFALTEPEAGSDAASLRTRAKRDGDDWVIDGEKSSITFAGNADVSVVFARTGGPGARGVSTFIVPLNVEGVGREVYDTPGERLTQRGALRFDGVRVPGDHLVGAEGEGFIRAMSNFDYSRTITSLLYVGAAYQSLDETIAYVKQRQAFGVPVAKFEGVSFKIAEHYVRMEAARLLCYQALRRKDRGLPHSKDTAVAKIMSMEAAFDTVHACVLLHGHYGYNKALPLEMRLRNILGLEIGAGTYEALKLTIIRELMGKEAMPYK
- a CDS encoding enoyl-CoA hydratase-related protein; amino-acid sequence: MGWSSWEKVTGQGLDFTDIIYEKKYHAELTGGVARVTINRPEKYNAYTSHTADEMFRAFYDASHDPRIGAVVLTGAGDHFCTGGDVVWEQWASREQFYWHSPTNRVLRICRKPVIAMVKGFAIGGGHHIAYFCDFTIAADNAVFGQNGPRVSSPADGFLVQYLVRVVGAKKAREIWMLCRRYSASEALELGLINKVVSLHRLEEEVDRWCEELLLASPSCLEILKASFDWELDQLSPICTFVNWLKPDLFDSPEGKEGPAAFIERRKPQFWKLRMQEAQAIQGLRGPAPPPPQPPKKGP
- a CDS encoding enoyl-CoA hydratase-related protein, which gives rise to MTDAPLLYEKRNRIAYVTLNRPLAMNALGIAVQKGLTEAMRDYQRDPDLLVAIITGAGGRAFSAGADLKEVAEFTSRGEPYPSVFPHFFESGVYKPIIAAIDGYCVGGGLEVALQCDIRVATGASKFGLPEPRSSLLADYGLHHLSRVIPLGEALRMQLTGAPIDAQRAYQIGLIQAVAADRAAMMAEAERLAEEIKLCAPLALQAIKQVVLKGRYLPPEESHDIMMPLRDALVKTEDYKEGPRAFTEKRKPNWRGR
- a CDS encoding LLM class flavin-dependent oxidoreductase, which codes for MSSLTFGSLIFHGRADEIVTLARLAESLGYDSVSMGEHIMMGAAAPPTPWALTGLAIAAGATERVKLVSSVLLLPLHHPVVLAKETAVLDAASNGRLVVGIGVGGEFPQEFDAVGVPLKQRGSRADETLDIVRRLWREDNVRYQGKYFQLNGVTIRPRPQQQPGPPIWVAGRKEAAMRRAVRFGSGWFPYLYSAARYRESVASVKELARQQGVSVDGFTWGLHIMCVAASSADEAKQVVHQYLSGRYTSPERTDEFVRTTCAAGTPDAIIAQVQEFVKAGVQHVNFSWTGEGAVARRSMEPVGREVLPALRSMRIPEA
- a CDS encoding CoA transferase — translated: MSPLQGVRALEAGGSIAAGFAAWLLADYGADVVKLETRDAFDGTRAERRRWRRVLDRGKRSVALGEDGPALAEIERLALAADVVVTDTTIAPSLMERLSYERLGRRNSRIIVCSLPAFSEPSAGDDYAPLRTDEGVAAAAGGVYGSQHGREGPPAYVRLPMCSCLAGTFAASGIVAALYVRASSGEGQKIVTPVASGALAAMSFYRLRSSLVPSLRRTVRTHLGDGPFYRLYKASDGRWLTVCAPYEAFFNRMCIALELPEVVGDERFEGAPWRVKDMENLRVLEGIFAERFAARPREWWLARLREYDVPCASVQTPREFIDMPLLGELGLRATVSVNGTGPVRQIGAPVRLRRTPGVPGAHVPAPGEDTRAVLSDSDWRNPSGPPPKGRSRRSAALRGPLDGVRVADFARGLAGPTCTEYLAQMGAEVIKVEAPEGDIHRGHGLNFVPHNVGKRGMCIDFRAKDGPEVRRALVRSADVVFASFRPQAMAALGLDAATLSEVNPNAICAWLSGYGEGTGWQDIAGLDPILHSLGGTYAVQGGGAQSPMFFNFAFVDTQSGLLSMYGILLALYARKVHGIVQTVESTQVGAVASLAAAYATDARDEDADAYHEYGATATYRLYRAKDGWLFMGIADAASWDALTDALALGEDVRRWQASAAILQPPGGPLAALLEREMARRTVGSVLSVAREKRLPVVEVPAYEQLPDARAFHEAGLLADYESNVVGHVVHAGIGVRMSKTPWSISEHVSLLGEHNTAIMRSIGFSDGRISELRRNGCLVERDTFP
- a CDS encoding enoyl-CoA hydratase/isomerase family protein; the protein is MAEHVNGLIIDRQDGVVVVTMDRPKQLNALSNPMRDEIVRFFTDANKDPSVRVIVITGSGDRAFCAGADVTLLPTMTGAPFKPDMRLPLGYWAVPIYKCEKPIIAAVNGIAAGGGFSIALIADVRIASDRARFSSVWVKRGLIPDAGATYLLPQRIGWANAAELSFTGRVLNADEALKMGIVSRVVPHDKLMDTAMEMARQMASMAPISIMLTKRAFQKAAQSNFETQILIESEGQMTCWLTEDHKEGTQSFLEKREPKFQGK
- the leuC gene encoding 3-isopropylmalate dehydratase large subunit; protein product: MAPKTMFDKIWESHVVHQQSGQPAILYVDLHLIHEVTSPQAFEGLRLAGRRVRRPELTVATVDHNVPTWSRSLPVTDEIALKQIQTLSSNCQEFGVTLYDMHSPGQGIVHVIGPEQGYTQPGMIIACGDSHTATHGAFGAFALGIGTSEIEHILATQCLRQYMPKKMEVRVTGRLPKGVTAKDLILGIIGQIGIDGGTGHVIEYTGEAVRSLSMEGRMTVCNMSIEAGARAGMIAPDETTFAYVKGRPRAPKGRDFDAAVARWKKLASDPGATFDRVVEIDAASLAPFVTWGTNPGMVVPVTGKVPDPSSFSSPADKAAAERALTYMGLTPGTRVQDIALDRVFIGSCTNSRIEDLRAAAAVAKGHRVNARVKAMVVPGSMSIKKQAEAEGLDRIFKEAGFDWREAGCSMCLGMNPDFLQPGERCASTSNRNFEGRQGKGGRTHLVSPQMAAAAAIAGHFVDIREWK